A stretch of Alkalicella caledoniensis DNA encodes these proteins:
- a CDS encoding PilN domain-containing protein — translation MRNINLLPLQYRPEPKFIFKRFATVLLASVVLLTVLGSFIGLRINILSTNKLINSANANIEALENNLLAVDNENSHLQNVRDIVMLMEKIDASYISQVEVFNDLAKHTPPAVTITNASIYPEGIILNGRVSNLSAVSLFLQSLNSWNMYEGFSIPHVNLVEGQYVFQVQGSLRRGE, via the coding sequence ATGAGAAATATAAATTTACTTCCCTTACAATATAGACCAGAGCCAAAATTTATATTCAAGAGATTTGCAACTGTACTATTAGCAAGTGTAGTTCTCTTAACTGTACTAGGAAGCTTCATAGGACTGAGAATAAACATACTAAGTACTAATAAGCTAATAAACTCTGCTAATGCAAACATAGAAGCTTTAGAAAACAACCTTTTAGCAGTGGACAATGAAAACTCTCACTTGCAGAATGTAAGGGATATAGTTATGTTAATGGAGAAAATTGATGCAAGTTACATAAGCCAGGTTGAGGTTTTTAATGATTTAGCAAAGCATACGCCACCTGCTGTAACAATTACTAATGCATCTATTTATCCCGAAGGAATAATTTTAAATGGAAGAGTAAGTAATTTATCAGCTGTTTCTTTATTTTTGCAGTCTCTAAATAGTTGGAACATGTATGAAGGGTTTTCAATACCCCATGTTAACTTAGTAGAAGGTCAGTATGTCTTTCAAGTTCAAGGTTCTCTAAGGAGGGGTGAATAA